The window CACTCTGGTCACGAAACGATAGTTCGGTTGGCCGATTTTAACGAGATTGGGCCGGCGCGCTGTTATTCAACGCGCGCTAAACTGCTCTTCATCCTGCCAGCGCAGCTTCAGCCCATCATAGGCGATGCGCACACCGTCGGGCAGCTTGGCCTCTTCGCGCGCGTGCATGATTTCGCACTGGATGTGGGTAAACCATGTTTCACGGGGCTGGAGAATATCCCGCAGCGCCAGCGCCTCGGCGAAGTTCATGTGCGTGGGGTGGGGCGTGTGGCGCAGGGCGTCGCAGACGAGGGTCTCCACACCACGGATGAGCTCCATCGTGGCGGGGGGTACCACCTTGCAGTCGCTCATGTACGCGCACAGTTTCTTTCCACCGCGCACGAACATGAAGCCGATGGTCTCGTGCTTCCCATGCTCCACAGGCAGCGGAACGATCTCGGTCTCACCCAATGCAAAGTTTCCCTCGATGGGCTTTGCTTCCGCTTTCAGGTAGCCGCGCCAGCGGTTCTCGCGCAGGAAGCTGAAGTAGAAGATGCGGTTCAGTGCATCGAGGCATGAGGGCATGGCATACACCGGCATCACGGCATCTTCACCAATGGTGAAGCGCCGCAGATCATCGAAGCCCGTGAGGTGATCCATGTGCGGGTGTGAGATGAGCACGGCATCCACGCGCCGGATGTTCTCCCGCAGGCACTGCGTGCGGAAGTCCGGGCCGGTATCCACAATCCACGAGCACTCGGGCGTCTCCAGGTAGATGGAAGAACGCAGCCGCTTGTCCTTCGGGTCACCGCTGCGGCAGGTGTCGCAATCGCAGCCAATCATCGGCACGCCCACGGAGGTCGCCGTGCCGAGGAAGGTCAGTTGCAGTCCCGTGTGTCCGCTCATGAAAAGTGCTACGAGCGCAAGCTAGCGCGGGCTCACGTTTTGTCGCCTGCTTGTTGGCTGGATTGTTTCAGGGCTGCGCTGACAGGCGGGCCGTCCGGCACCGCCGGTGGTGTGGTGTTCTTGTCGGGATTGTGCACCACGATCTTAAAGCTGGTCACCATGAGAATCAGAAAGAGACCGGACCAGATCACCCACATGGGAAGCGTGCCCGCGATCATGAGACCAGCTTGGGAAAAGATGCCGACCAGCTCCCAAAGCCGAAGCAGCAAAAAGGAGCCACTGGAGAGCATCAGGAAAAGAGCCATGAATTTCACCGCATGGCGCAGGTACAACTGAGCTCCTGCGAGGAACATCGCCACGCCGACGACTGCAATGAAAGGAGACTCTGCTCCGAGACCGCTCAAGGTCACTGCGACCCCCGCGATCAAGGCCAGAACGCAGACGGTTTTCAACCTGCCTTCTTGATTGATGGCCTCCTGATCGTGAGCCGTGCGCATGCTGGCCACCTTTCGCGCGTCTCCAAGCCGGGCATTCATCTCCTCGGCCGCCATCAGCTCCCCGGTGACACGATGCTTCCGGCAGTGGGAGCAATAGTCCCCTGCGAACAGGACCCTGTTCTTGCAATGCGGACAGCGTTCGACCTTCATCGACTCTCTCTCATGCTCCGCTATGTGAGGCTGTCAACCAAGGGAAGATTGCAGCAGCGTGGCTGGTACGAGCTTCCGGAGTTCACGCCCACCCGAGCGCTCGTCAAGGTAGGCCGGGTGGGCGGGACTCAGCGCAGGGCGGCAATGTCCACGGCTCGTTCCATCACCTCCGATGAGATCATGGTGGCAAAATTGAGCCGCTTCCCCTTCGCGAAGGCGTCCTGATAATCCAGGAGCTTGCTGAGGTCTCCCTTGTAAGCCAGCGCTGCAAGATGTGCCAGTTGCCGGGTACCAGGCGAATCCGGCCGGTGATGGATGAAGTGCTCGAGCTTCGAGTTCCAATCAAAACTCTCCACGCGCTTTTCCGACTCAGACAGTTGTTTGCTTAGTATGTCCTCGAACTGAATCAACGCGCGATCCGCCAATGCCTCAAGGACCCAGACCTCCAACGGGAATTCATGCCCCTGCGGTTCATTCATCAAGGCGTTGATGAGGGCACTGAAATCCGGTCTGCTGAGGGTTGCATGGGCAGTAATGGCAATGCCTTCCGGCAAGTCGAGGAATTGCACGCGCATGCCGAGGCGCAAAGGCGGCATGTCTTTGATGAGCCTGTCCTCGTCATGAGGACCCGTCGCATACTCCAGCTGCCAGCCCTTGGAAAAACCCGCCAGACGCAAACGTTCGACGGATACACCAGCGAAAGACATGGCATCCCAGGGTGTTACACCGCTTCCGCCACCTGCGCGGGTGCATCCACCCAACGGCCGTGTTCCTTGATGAGATCCTTGAGTCGCTCCACGGCTTCGGCTTGTGGGATGTTGAACTTCACCGCGGTCTTGCCCACGTAGAGGTTGATCTTGCCCGGAGCACCGCCCACGTAGCCAAAGTCGGCATCGGCCATTTCACCGGGGCCATTCACAATGCAGCCCATCACGGCGATGCGCACACCTTTGAGATGGCCGGTGGCCGCGCGGATTTCTTGCGTGGTGGTCTGCAGGTTGAAGAGCGTGCGGCCGCAGCTCGGGCAGGCCACATAGTCTGTCTTGAAGATACGTGTGCCCGCCGCCTGGAGAATGTTGTAGCTCAGGCGCAGGGACTGGCCCGGAGCTTCTTCGCCCTGCACGATCACCGCATCGCCAATGCCATCGCACAGCAGCGAGCCAATGTTTGTCGCGGCCTTGAGCATCGTCGGGAGGAAATCCGCACCGGGTTGCGTCGCGGGTTCCAACGTGTCCTTCAGCAGGATCGGTGAAGTGCGACCGAGTTGCTTCAGACGTGCGGCAAGCAGACGGTAGGAAGGGATCACGGGAAGGTCGAGACCATCCTGCACCGTCACGATTTCAGAATCCTTGAGGCCGTCGAATTGGCTTTCATCACGGGGATCCACCGCCACCACGGCGCTGTCTTCCAGCACCACTTCGGGCTTGTAGTCGCCGAGCTTGTCCATCTTGTGTGCCACGGCATCCCATTTGGTGCGGCTGGTGAAAACGGCGACGGTTTCATGCCCGCCGATCTTCACTTCGTTCTCCTTCACCACGGTCGCTTCACGACGCTCATAGTCGAAGGGATCATAACTCACCGCCGGCGCTTTCTCCACGCGCGGGAAGCGTGCAGGCACGCCATCGTTGTACGGCTTCACCAAAGCTTGCGCCACGGGGATCTCATACACGGCATCTTCCGTGAGGCTCACGCGCACGGTATCGCCGATGCCATCTGCCAGCAGCGAGCCGATGCCGATGGCGCTCTTGATACGACCATCTTCACCATCACCAGCCTCGGTCACGCCGAGGTGGATGGGGTAGTTCCAATCACCACCCAGGGCATTGAGATGCGCCACCAGCAGACGGTAGGCCTCGATCATCACCTTGGGATTGCTTGCCTTCATCGAGAAGACGAAGTTGTGAAAACCCTCGCGGCGCGCGATGCGGGCAAACTCCAGCGCGCTCTCCACCATACCCAGCGGCGAGT is drawn from Roseimicrobium gellanilyticum and contains these coding sequences:
- a CDS encoding MBL fold metallo-hydrolase, encoding MSGHTGLQLTFLGTATSVGVPMIGCDCDTCRSGDPKDKRLRSSIYLETPECSWIVDTGPDFRTQCLRENIRRVDAVLISHPHMDHLTGFDDLRRFTIGEDAVMPVYAMPSCLDALNRIFYFSFLRENRWRGYLKAEAKPIEGNFALGETEIVPLPVEHGKHETIGFMFVRGGKKLCAYMSDCKVVPPATMELIRGVETLVCDALRHTPHPTHMNFAEALALRDILQPRETWFTHIQCEIMHAREEAKLPDGVRIAYDGLKLRWQDEEQFSAR
- a CDS encoding DUF6990 domain-containing protein, which translates into the protein MSFAGVSVERLRLAGFSKGWQLEYATGPHDEDRLIKDMPPLRLGMRVQFLDLPEGIAITAHATLSRPDFSALINALMNEPQGHEFPLEVWVLEALADRALIQFEDILSKQLSESEKRVESFDWNSKLEHFIHHRPDSPGTRQLAHLAALAYKGDLSKLLDYQDAFAKGKRLNFATMISSEVMERAVDIAALR
- the ispG gene encoding (E)-4-hydroxy-3-methylbut-2-enyl-diphosphate synthase, with product MSDRSAQPLLSYCPDLYHYQRRETREVMVGKVGIGGKNPIRVQSMITSDTRDTEASVKQVLDLAAAGCEIARITAQTRQIAENLEHIAAGVRAAGCDIPLVADIHFKPDAAMEAAKWVEKVRVNPGNYVDKKKFAVREYTDEEYAAEVASIEEEFVPLVRLCIEKQRAMRIGTNHGSLSDRIMNRYGDSPLGMVESALEFARIARREGFHNFVFSMKASNPKVMIEAYRLLVAHLNALGGDWNYPIHLGVTEAGDGEDGRIKSAIGIGSLLADGIGDTVRVSLTEDAVYEIPVAQALVKPYNDGVPARFPRVEKAPAVSYDPFDYERREATVVKENEVKIGGHETVAVFTSRTKWDAVAHKMDKLGDYKPEVVLEDSAVVAVDPRDESQFDGLKDSEIVTVQDGLDLPVIPSYRLLAARLKQLGRTSPILLKDTLEPATQPGADFLPTMLKAATNIGSLLCDGIGDAVIVQGEEAPGQSLRLSYNILQAAGTRIFKTDYVACPSCGRTLFNLQTTTQEIRAATGHLKGVRIAVMGCIVNGPGEMADADFGYVGGAPGKINLYVGKTAVKFNIPQAEAVERLKDLIKEHGRWVDAPAQVAEAV